The following are encoded in a window of Colletotrichum lupini chromosome 3, complete sequence genomic DNA:
- a CDS encoding leucine rich repeat protein, whose translation MASAATLQLTLANSISGDYGHRQPYALTPTVPTNNTVDGSNAAPDDLAEAIRLAALCREAFNLLDAKMPDFDHAKAYTADEILSLPMDRIRLPDELFSLPRRKSARSRLAEAVATLLYPATHDNAVSPVIRYDATRVKLRAWVALQRKHDIFAATKRNGHSFRGLTGGAAPGVHAPVWASRILAQGPWDPSKFPVSLAGTKAIPMPVSVADAADLAPFFNHLERGGTHELDEASGSLSTHLDGGKGEPFYGVKGAEFRKGVVYQDGRMDLCKMVVGPDHIGSLMDSLRPNPFVRHFLLGNNIIGPVGAQEIARFVREFPERMDTWYLAGNCIDATSFRVLVDALVDSDAVTNIWLKRNPLGPVAAADVFRLITETKNLRTLDLDQTELGDAGIAELFQRLTTFSSAVPGRKKLPLRNIYLNGNGISTKAASAIAAFLSSPACGIASLYLSCNPLGDEGAQVLASGIRQATKLQRLSLQSAGLTTEGAIDIFRAVTSHPGMRMLDVGQAYATLDLGQAWNYIQNASAPVLCELLSTNQTLEYLNLGHCPITPPELRRIDAAVLNSSLLYYSADSILPEPHRKEPTFNPSADSTMPELHSISAPTKDDKALEKAVDAHLEANVKARFGTDMTYTRFLDEELRWMTSDKNDVRKIDSVYRNRDAGFARRKQQLLVKDWDSNDDTLDRVMNAKAHIISPIETRIAPSTFPSQRASKLVTQPIALDHPYPASKISETPIPIPIPPISSSASHLPQQQQQQQQQLSIPRAVGQPATPTPQEPRVTRQRRESANANDSSSPKMAFKDAKENVRPVTLVAPKITYHAPQTQVHRNRTGGSLPPAAAAPPPPPVPPQRTADKSAPRTDRNIDKVMLGNICFRAWYPSYYGKEVLGEAAGAKTGGGGSKNPLTHDAASANNSSNSNGGAKNQHRKGGDAPMLDRLYVCPMCFKYSKELVAWWGHVRMCERNGVVPGRKIYRHPRGRRLVRKEIARTTGKKTNVAPKYTEEYVTDEGEWSVWEVDGEQDVLFCQNLSLFAKLFLDNKSVFFDVRGFNYFLLVYTPPAPKPHPSSQQDSTAIATASAQPPQPPPSPPPRPHIVGFFSKEKMSWDNNNLACILVFPPLQKKGLGALLMSVSYEISRREGVLGGPEKPISELGRKGYKRFWGGEIARWVLGCPSNGRVAGDADPALLVDLEDCSRATWIALDDCLATLRDMGVVVEAGLGPGKPPAKKKKVKKIAGEGDADEEAVEEEDGEDEDVEMEDADAGPRPDVPRVKVNKAFVWEWVAANGISLERICDPEGFVEGYAIKQPDVEEEDD comes from the exons ATGGCTTCCGCCGCAACACTCCAGCTTACATTGGCCAATTCAATATCGGGTGATTATGGCCACCGGCAGCCCTATGCCTTAACCCCAACCGTGCCTACCAACAACACGGTTGATGGCAGCAATGCTGCTCCAGATGACTTGGCAGAAGCAATTCGCCTCGCCGCTCTTTGCCGAGAGGCTTTCAATCTTCTCGATGCTAAAATGCCAGACTTTGATCACGCCAAAGCGTACACGGCCGATGAGATTCTTTCACTGCCCATGGACAGAATTCGCCTGCCAGACGAGCTATTCAGTCTCCCGCGCCGGAAATCTGCGCGATCTCGCCTCGCCGAAGCCGTTGCAACGCTGTTGTATCCCGCCACCCACGATAATGCTGTGTCACCCGTCATTCGGTACGACGCGACGAGGGTCAAGTTGCGTGCATGGGTTGCCCTGCAGCGGAAACACGACATCTTTGCCGCCACCAAACGGAACGGCCACAGCTTCCGCGGCTTGACCGGCGGGGCTGCCCCGGGCGTGCATGCGCCTGTGTGGGCGTCCCGCATCCTTGCCCAGGGCCCGTGGGACCCGTCCAAATTCCCCGTGTCCCTCGCTGGCACTAAAGCCATCCCGATGCCCGTTTCCGTTGCCGACGCCGCCGACCTGGCGCCGTTCTTCAACCACCTTGAGCGTGGCGGCACTCACGAGCTTGACGAGGCTTCCGGCAGCTTAAGCACACATCTCGATGGCGGCAAAGGCGAACCCTTCTATGGTGTCAAAGGAGCAGAGTTTCGCAAAGGTGTCGTCTACCAAGACGGTCGCATGGATCTGTGTAAAATGGTCGTTGGTCCAGACCACATTGGCAGCCTGATGGACAGCTTACGGCCGAACCCCTTCGTACGACACTTCCTGTTGGGTAACAACATCATTGGCCCGGTTGGGGCTCAGGAGATCGCGCGCTTCGTCCGCGAGTTCCCCGAACGCATGGATACTTGGTACTTGGCAGGCAATTGCATCGACGCCACCAGCTTCAGGGTCCTTGTCGATGCCTTGGTAGACTCAGACGCAGTGACGAACATCTGGCTGAAACGAAACCCGCTAGGTCCCGTAGCCGCTGCAGATGTATTCCGGCTCATCACCGAGACCAAAAACCTCCGCACTCTGGACCTCGACCAGACTGAGCTGGGTGATGCGGGCATCGCAGAGCTCTTCCAACGTCTGACAACTTTTTCCTCTGCGGTTCCCGGCCGTAAGAAACTACCCCTGCGAAATATATACCTCAACGGAAACGGCATATCGACCAAGGCCGCTTCTGCCATCGCCGCTTTCTTATCCTCCCCTGCCTGCGGAATCGCCTCGCTCTACCTGTCATGCAACCCACTGGGCGATGAAGGCGCGCAGGTGCTCGCTTCCGGAATCCGCCAGGCCACCAAACTCCAGCGGCTGTCACTCCAATCTGCCGGTCTGACTACTGAAGGCGCCATTGACATCTTCCGGGCTGTCACGTCGCATCCCGGTATGCGCATGTTGGATGTAGGCCAGGCATATGCGACCCTCGACCTCGGCCAGGCATGGAATTACATCCAAAATGCCTCTGCTCCAGTTCTCTGCGAGCTGTTGTCGACAAATCAGACTCTCGAGTACCTGAACCTCGGCCACTGCCCGATCACACCGCCAGAGTTGCGAAGGATCGACGCCGCTGTCTTGAACAGCTCCTTGCTGTACTACAGCGCTGACTCCATTCTTCCCGAACCGCATCGCAAAGAGCCTACATTCAACCCGTCGGCGGATTCGACAATGCCAGAGCTCCACTCGATATCGGCGCCAACGAAGGACGACAAGGCCCTTGAGAAGGCGGTTGATGCCCACCTCGAAGCTAACGTCAAGGCCAGATTCGGTACTGACATGACTTATACGAGGTTCCTCGACGAGGAGCTGCGGTGGATGACCAGTGACAAGAACGACGTGCGCAAAATTGACTCCGTGTATCGTAACCGTGACGCTGGCTTTGCTCGGCGAAAACAGCAACTCCTCGTCAAAGACTGGGACAGCAACGACGACACGCTGGACCGAGTCATGAACGCCAAAG CTCATATTAT ATCGCCAATTGAAACACGAATTGCGCCCAGCACATTCCCATCGCAGCGCGCCTCCAAGCTCGTGACTCAACCCATCGCTCTTGACCAT CCGTACCCCGCATCCAAGATCTCCGAGACGCCCATACCGATACCGATACCGCCAATATCGTCATCAGCATCACATCTaccacagcagcagcagcagcagcagcagcagttaTCTATACCACGAGCGGTCGGTCAACCCGCAACACCCACACCACAGGAACCCCGCGTAACGCGTCAACGACGTGAGAGCGCAAACGCAAACGACTCATCGTCGCCCAAAATGGCATTCAAAGACGCAAAAGAAAACGTCAGGCCCGTGACGCTCGTCGCGCCAAAGATCACGTACCACGCACCCCAGACACAAGTTCACCGCAATCGCACCGGAGGCAGCCTC CcgccagcggcggcggccccGCCTCCACCACCTGTCCCTCCCCAGAGGACAGCAGATAAGTCCGCCCCACGGACCGATCGAAACATCGACAAGGTGATGCTCGGCAACATCTGTTTCCGGGCGTGGTACCCATCCTACTACGGCAAAGAAGTCCTCGGCGAGGCCGCGGGTGCAAAaacgggcggcggcgggagcAAAAACCCCCTTACACACGACGCTGCCAGCGCAaacaacagcagcaacagcaacggCGGCGCCAAGAACCAGCACCGAAAGGGCGGCGACGCGCCCATGCTCGACAGGTTATACGTGTGTCCCATGTGCTTCAAGTACTCCAAGGAGCTCGTGGCTTGGTGGGGCCACGTCCGCATGTGCGAGCGCAACGGGGTAGTGCCGGGACGGAAGATCTACCGGCACCCACGGGGTCGGAGGCTGGTGCGTAAGGAGATTGCGCGGACGACGGGGAAGAAGACGAATGTTGCGCCGAAATATACCGAAGAGTATGTTACTGATGAGGGGGAGTGGAGTGTATGGGAAGTTGATGGCGAGCAGGATGTG CTCTTCTGCCAGAATCTTTCCCTATTCGCAAAACTCTTCCTCGACAACAAGTCCGTCTTCTTCGACGTCCGCGGCTTCAACTACTTCCTCCTAGTCTATACACCCCCGGCCCCCAAACCACACCCTTCCTCCCAACAAGACTCGACGGCAATAGCGACAGCATCAGCGCAGCCGCCACAACCGCCCccgtcaccaccaccacgtcCACACATTGTCGGCTTCTTCTCAAAAGAGAAAATGTCGTGGGACAACAACAACCTAGCCTGCATCCTCGTCTTCCCGCCCTTGCAGAAAAAGGGGCTCGGCGCACTGCTCATGAGCGTATCGTACGAGATCTCGCGGCGCGAGGGCGTGCTGGGCGGGCCGGAGAAACCTATTTCGGAACTAGGGAGGAAGGGGTATAAGCGGTTTTGGGGTGGGGAGATCGCGAGGTGGGTGTTGGGGTGTCCGAGTAATGGTCGAGTAGCAGGTGACGCGGATCCGGCGTTGTTGGTTGACCTCGAGGACTGCAGCCGGGCGACGTGGATCGCGTTGGATGATTGTCTTGCCACGTTACGGGATATGGGTGTTGTCGTGGAGGCTGGACTGGGGCCTGGGAAGCCGCcggcgaagaagaagaaggtgaAGAAAATAGCTGGGGAGGGCGATGCTGACGAGGAGGCGGTGGAAGAAGAGGATGGGGAGGATGAGGATGTTGAGATGGAGGACGCGGATGCTGGGCCGCGACCTGATGTACCAAGGGTGAAGGTTAATAAGGCGTTTGTGTGGGAGTGGGTTGCTGCGAATGGAATTAGTCTCGAGAGGATATGTGATCCGGAGGGGTTTGTGGAGGGGTATGCTATTAAGCAGCCGGAtgtcgaggaggaggatgactGA